From Chloroflexota bacterium, a single genomic window includes:
- a CDS encoding pyridoxal-phosphate dependent enzyme, giving the protein MTKAVLGPTFEEMLHPDKIDPAIRQKAVKALKDAPLDPVNLYNITWRGADNKIKYEVLPKELTGVDAPIVVLYGRDFPSGAHKVGAAYSVLIEELVFDRVDINKHTVVWPSTGNYGIGGAWVGGRVGAKSIVVLPEGMSKERFQKIESYGAQVIKTIGVESNVKEIYDKTWELRRDPNIRILNQFEVMGNYRFHYHVTGNTIVELAAELKAEGVGDGSIAAYCSAMGSAGTIAAGDRIKQAFPDHKIVGLEPVQCPTLYNNGYGGHDIQGIGDKHVTWIHNVLNMDAIMCVDDIECKKGLQVLTDEAGQEVLTRRYGIPAEKVRSLSTLFGISGVCNVLGAIKTAKHYQFGKNDVIVTICTDAIDRYHSVMGDMARDYGAIDEARAMAYVEAIFHGAKTDWIKDGTPDMRRQWHNLKYYTWVEQQGKTVEELDAQKDPEWWIKHQQLVPEMDARIRQARAAV; this is encoded by the coding sequence ATGACCAAAGCAGTTTTGGGACCCACGTTTGAAGAAATGTTGCACCCGGACAAAATTGACCCGGCTATTCGGCAGAAAGCGGTCAAGGCGTTGAAGGACGCCCCGCTCGACCCGGTCAATCTTTACAACATCACCTGGCGCGGAGCCGACAACAAAATCAAATATGAAGTTCTGCCGAAAGAGTTGACCGGCGTGGACGCGCCTATCGTCGTTTTATATGGACGCGACTTTCCGAGCGGCGCCCACAAAGTGGGGGCCGCCTACTCGGTGTTGATCGAAGAACTGGTCTTCGACCGGGTGGACATCAACAAACACACCGTCGTCTGGCCCAGCACCGGCAACTACGGCATCGGCGGGGCGTGGGTGGGTGGCCGGGTCGGCGCGAAATCCATCGTCGTTCTCCCCGAAGGTATGAGCAAGGAGCGGTTCCAGAAAATCGAAAGCTACGGCGCGCAGGTCATCAAAACCATTGGCGTCGAGTCTAACGTCAAAGAGATTTACGACAAGACCTGGGAACTGCGCCGCGACCCGAACATTCGCATCCTCAACCAGTTTGAAGTGATGGGCAACTACCGCTTCCACTACCACGTCACCGGCAACACCATTGTGGAACTGGCGGCGGAGTTGAAAGCCGAGGGCGTGGGCGACGGCTCGATTGCCGCTTACTGCTCGGCGATGGGAAGCGCCGGGACGATTGCGGCGGGCGACCGGATCAAGCAGGCTTTCCCCGATCACAAGATCGTGGGCCTCGAACCTGTTCAGTGCCCGACGCTGTACAACAACGGCTACGGCGGCCACGACATTCAAGGCATCGGTGACAAGCACGTGACGTGGATTCATAACGTGCTGAACATGGACGCCATCATGTGCGTTGACGACATCGAATGCAAGAAAGGGTTGCAGGTGCTGACGGACGAAGCCGGCCAGGAAGTGTTGACCAGGCGCTACGGCATCCCGGCAGAGAAGGTCCGCTCGCTCTCAACCCTCTTCGGCATCTCTGGCGTGTGCAACGTGCTGGGCGCGATCAAGACGGCCAAGCATTATCAGTTCGGCAAGAACGACGTCATCGTCACCATCTGCACCGACGCGATTGACCGTTATCACTCGGTGATGGGCGACATGGCTCGTGACTACGGCGCGATTGACGAGGCGCGGGCGATGGCCTATGTTGAAGCCATCTTTCACGGGGCCAAGACCGACTGGATCAAAGACGGCACGCCCGACATGCGCCGCCAGTGGCATAATTTGAAGTATTACACTTGGGTGGAACAGCAGGGCAAGACGGTGGAAGAACTCGACGCCCAGAAAGACCCGGAGTGGTGGATCAAGCACCAGCAGTTGGTGCCGGAGATGGATGCTAGAATCAGGCAGGCGAGAGCCGCTGTCTAA
- a CDS encoding M55 family metallopeptidase: MKLLISADMEGISGIVDWEQVTPGHVEYQSRSRKLMTGDVNAAIQGAFEGGADEVIVSDGHWNARNILLEELDSRAKLNAGSPSPFAMMQGIDDQPQPDAAMLVGYHATAGTKKAILDHTWSDSRIRAVYLNDRLMGEIGLNAAVAAHYNVPVIALTGDQHACQEGQDMIGSALEIAVVKNATGQSAAQCLPLAEARHKICEAAARAVIKFREGKAAQPFKVETPVRLAVEFVYTRHCDRAFLIPGTERISGTRLEYTAPDMITAHRAFRAMATISRD, translated from the coding sequence ATGAAACTACTTATCTCCGCTGACATGGAAGGCATCTCCGGCATCGTAGACTGGGAACAGGTCACGCCCGGCCACGTGGAATATCAATCGCGCAGTCGCAAGCTGATGACGGGCGACGTGAACGCGGCCATCCAGGGCGCGTTCGAGGGCGGCGCCGACGAAGTGATTGTGAGCGACGGCCACTGGAACGCCCGCAACATCCTACTCGAAGAACTGGACTCGCGCGCCAAACTCAACGCCGGCTCGCCCTCGCCGTTTGCGATGATGCAGGGCATTGACGACCAGCCGCAACCCGACGCGGCCATGCTCGTCGGCTACCACGCAACCGCCGGAACCAAGAAGGCGATTCTCGATCACACCTGGTCGGACTCTCGAATCCGGGCCGTCTATCTCAATGACCGGTTGATGGGCGAGATCGGGCTGAACGCGGCGGTGGCCGCCCACTACAACGTGCCCGTCATCGCTCTCACCGGCGATCAACACGCCTGCCAGGAAGGGCAGGATATGATCGGCTCGGCGCTCGAAATTGCGGTGGTGAAGAACGCGACCGGGCAGAGCGCGGCCCAGTGCCTGCCGTTGGCCGAGGCCCGGCACAAAATTTGCGAGGCGGCGGCCCGGGCGGTCATCAAGTTCCGGGAAGGCAAGGCGGCTCAACCGTTCAAAGTAGAAACGCCCGTGCGCCTGGCCGTCGAATTCGTCTACACCCGCCACTGCGACCGCGCCTTCCTCATCCCCGGAACCGAACGAATCAGCGGCACGCGCCTTGAATACACTGCGCCTGACATGATCACTGCCCACCGCGCGTTCAGAGCAATGGCGACGATCTCACGCGACTAA